In Candidatus Hydrogenedentota bacterium, the sequence GCCGTCCGAACCCTTGCGCATGAGGCGCTCCACCGGCCTGCCGGCCTGAAGATGCGACGACACGATCTCCGCCGCGTCCTCCGGGGTCACATGCTCATAGAAATACCCGTCCACCTGCACCAGCGGACCCGCCGCGCAGGGGCCCATGCACCCCGTGTGGACGGTGCGCACATGCACCTCGGACATGCCCGCCGCCTCGAGGGCGGACTTGAGCGCCGCCTCCACCTTCAGCGCGCCCGAGGCGATGCAGCCGCCCCCCGCGCACAGGTGAAGGGTCATTCCCCGGAACCCTTCCATGGCCTTCCGGTGCTTGTCGCGCAGACTGTTCAGCGCCGCTATGGATGTGATTTTTTCGGTCATGACACTTCTCCCTTGCCGTTCTCGCCGCCGTCGCGGTACTGTTCAAGAATCCGCCCAATCTGCGTGGGCTTCACCCCCTGGTGAACCTGGTCGTCCACCATGATCACCGGCGCCAGGCCGCAGGCGCCGAAACAGCGGCCCACGTCCAGCGAGAACATCCGGTCCTGGGTGGTCCGGCCCACGTCCACCTTCAGGCTGCCTTTCAGCGCGTCCAGCACGTTCTTGCCGCCGCGCACATAGCAGGCGGTGCCCAGGCAGACCCGCACCAGGTGGCGGCCCCGCGGCTCGGTGGAGAAGAACGAGTAAAACCCCACCACGCCCGCCACCTCGCTGAAGGGCTTGTCCAGGGCCTCCGCAATGCGCTTCAGCGCGCACTCGGGCAGGTATCCGAACATGCTCTGCGCGATTTGCAGCACCGGTATCAGGGCGCCGGCCGTGTCCTTGTAGTCCTCGAGCACTTCGTCCAGGCGCGCCAGCAGTTCTTCTTCCGTGGCGGTTTCACCATGGACACATACATCCTGATGCACTTCTGTCATACCCGACCTCCCTTGCCCTGGCTACAGGGCGTCCACAGACCATACTCACTGACCATTTAAATGTCTTTTCCCGGCC encodes:
- a CDS encoding NAD(P)H-dependent oxidoreductase subunit E: MTEVHQDVCVHGETATEEELLARLDEVLEDYKDTAGALIPVLQIAQSMFGYLPECALKRIAEALDKPFSEVAGVVGFYSFFSTEPRGRHLVRVCLGTACYVRGGKNVLDALKGSLKVDVGRTTQDRMFSLDVGRCFGACGLAPVIMVDDQVHQGVKPTQIGRILEQYRDGGENGKGEVS